From Microbacterium sp. 10M-3C3:
GATGGGGCATGCCTCCGCGCTCCAGTCGGATCTCAGCGGCATGTACGGCCTCCTCGGCATTCACTTGCTTGAAGAAAGTTTATGGTCTAGCGTTCGAGCGATCAACTTTTCTCAAGAAAGCGAGCGTGGCATGTCCCAAAGTGTTGCGGCCGCACCGGCTTCGCAGGTCACGCGGTGGACGCCACGGCAGCGGCTGGCGACGGCGCTGAACCTGACCGGCGCGCTCACGGTCGCCGGCGCGGCGGGGGCGGGGAGCCCGCTGTTCGTGTACGAGCAGGGCCGGTGGGGCTTCGGCGAGAGCACGCTCACGATCATGTTCTCGATCTACGCGCTCACCCTCCTGGTGACGCTCCTCGTCGCAGGCTCGCTCTCCGACCACCTCGGCCGCCGTCCGGTGCTCATCGGGGCGCTCCTGCTGCTCGCCGCTGCATCCGTGCTCTTCCTCCTCGCCGACGACGCGAGCTGGCTGATCCTCGCCCGCGCCGTGCAGGGCGTCGCGACCGGCGCCGCCACGAGCGCGTTCACAGCGATGGTGTCGGAGACGGTGCCGTCAGCAAGCCGCGATCGGATGACGCAGATCGCGGGCAGCTTCCCGATCGGCGGCCTCGCGCTCGGCGCGCTCGCCGGAGGGCTCGCGGTGCAGGGCACCGCACTGCCGGTCGTCGCGGTGTTCGTGCCCGTGATCGTGCTCATCGCGGTGGCGATCTCGGGGTCGCTCCTCACCCCGGCGTCGTCGTCGCGCATCCCCGGCGCATGGCGGTCGCTCGTGCCGCGTGTCGCGGTGCCCCGCCGCCTGCGCGGAGCCTTCGCGCGCGCGGCGGTGCTCGTGGCCGCGGCGTGGGCCACCTCCGGTCTGTTCCTCGGCCTCGTTCCGGCGTTCGCGCACGCCGTCGGGGTCGACGGTCTGCCGGCGGCGGTGCTCGTCTTCCTGCAGCCGGCCACCGCCGCCGCGGCCGGCATCGCCCTGACGCGGCTGCCGGCCGCCCGCGCCGGTCTCGTCGGCGCGACGGCGCTCCTCGCCGGCGGTGCGCTCGCGTTCGCCGCCGCGGTCGGCGGGTCTGCGCCGCTCATGGCTCTCGCCGCGATCGTCGGCGGTGTCGGCAACGGCCTGGGCTTCGCCGCCGCGCTGCGCCCGCTCGCCGCCGCGGCGGCCACGCACGAGCGCGGCGGCGTGATCTCGGCGATCTACGTCGTCGCGTACGTCGCCTACGGCCTGCCCGCCTTCGTCGCCGGGCAGCTCGCGGCCGACCTCGGCCTGGCGGGCGTCACGGCCGGCTACGCGCTGCTCATCGTCGCCGCCGCCGCGGCGGCGCTCCTCACTCGCGTGCCGCTGCGGGCCGACTCCCACCCGGTGCTCGCCGGAAAGGAAGGACGGTCATGACCGACATCGACGGAGCCACGATCCTCATCACCGGAGCGAACGGCGGCCTCGGCGCCGAGTTCGTCACCCAGGCGCTCGCGCGCGGCGCCCGCCGCGTCTACGCCGCGGCCCGCACCCCGCGGGAGTGGGGCGACGCGCGCGTCGTGCCGCTCAGCCTCGACGTGACCGACCGCGACGCGATCGCCCAGGCGGCGGATGCGGCGCCCGACGTCGACATCGTCATCAACAACGCGGGCATCCTCCGTCGCGGCGACCTGCTCACCGGCGACCTGGCCGACATCGAGGCGATGTGGGAGACGAACACGCTCGGACCGCTGCTCGTCGCGCGGGCCTTCGCGCCGCGGCTGGTCGCCGCATCCGGCGCGCTCGTGAACATCGGGTCGGTGCTCAGCTGGTACGCCGCGGGCAAGGGCTACAGCATGTCGAAGGCGGCGCTGTGGTCGCAGACCGAGGGCCTGCGCCTCGAGCTTGCGCCGCAGGGCGTGCACGTCATGGGCGTATACCTCGCCTACACCGACACCCCGATGAACGCCGGCATGGACCCGGCGGGCATGAACACGCCCGCCGACGTCGTCGCGCAGGTGTACGACGGGCTCGTCGCGGGCGCCGGCGA
This genomic window contains:
- a CDS encoding SDR family oxidoreductase is translated as MTDIDGATILITGANGGLGAEFVTQALARGARRVYAAARTPREWGDARVVPLSLDVTDRDAIAQAADAAPDVDIVINNAGILRRGDLLTGDLADIEAMWETNTLGPLLVARAFAPRLVAASGALVNIGSVLSWYAAGKGYSMSKAALWSQTEGLRLELAPQGVHVMGVYLAYTDTPMNAGMDPAGMNTPADVVAQVYDGLVAGAGELLADDTTRAVRSRLSQVG
- a CDS encoding MFS transporter → MSQSVAAAPASQVTRWTPRQRLATALNLTGALTVAGAAGAGSPLFVYEQGRWGFGESTLTIMFSIYALTLLVTLLVAGSLSDHLGRRPVLIGALLLLAAASVLFLLADDASWLILARAVQGVATGAATSAFTAMVSETVPSASRDRMTQIAGSFPIGGLALGALAGGLAVQGTALPVVAVFVPVIVLIAVAISGSLLTPASSSRIPGAWRSLVPRVAVPRRLRGAFARAAVLVAAAWATSGLFLGLVPAFAHAVGVDGLPAAVLVFLQPATAAAAGIALTRLPAARAGLVGATALLAGGALAFAAAVGGSAPLMALAAIVGGVGNGLGFAAALRPLAAAAATHERGGVISAIYVVAYVAYGLPAFVAGQLAADLGLAGVTAGYALLIVAAAAAALLTRVPLRADSHPVLAGKEGRS